The window AAGACACCGGAAAATGTAGATATTCTGAAATTAATTACCTTCTTCCTTATAATCAATGTTCAGCATTTCCTttttaaatctgatattttaaatttatccataacattttgttatttttcatacttGATGACGTCTTCCAGGGGAAAATCTTTCTAATGAGGCAGCTTACAAACATTACCTGAAAGGTACCAAAAATGGCTCTTCGCTTTCCTAACAGAGAATGTATTGACATATACTTCGCCTGTGGAGATATCGAAGGCGACTGCAACCTTGTCAAACAGCTTCTACCCCGGTTGGAACGGTCCGGATTCACCTGTTTCTGCAGGCTCCGGGATGGAGAGGTTCAGCTACGTATTGAGACAGCTAGAGGCGTCATCCCTACATGTAGTCTCGTCCTGGCCTTCGCCTCCAAAGGTTCCATTGCGGAGGATTGTAAATACCTACAGTATGAGATTGCTCTGGCCATGGACTTTAGGAGGAAGATACTGATTGTGGAACTAGATGACGTGAAGATACCTTCTTTGTTCAGGAAGCTAGATTCTCTTCCTGGAAGAATGGACCAACCGTTGGAAGACTGGGTTGGTAAACTTCTTAAGGGAATAAAACAAAGGATCCGGGGTACGTATGTTTGCATACGCAAATCAGAATATATACGTTTAGGTGATGTATACTTACATTAATATCCTTAATTGCTTACTTGTCTGCAGAATGAGTGAAATTGTTCATGTAGGTTAATGAAGCGATACATGCCTTTATTCAAATTAGGGAACCCAAAACCTTGCTACGAGATTGACCTGGTCAAGGAATTCTTGTGGAACATAGAAGGGAAAGAAAAATGTGAGGAAATGGGCGCTCTTAGTAGAACCGTAAACAACTTTATCGCTGAAATAgctcatttgaagaaaagaaacaaTGATCTTATTCATATCCGTATGCAGGAGTGTGACGACTTAGAGACAGCAAATCAGCGACTGGAGGCCCAGCTGGAAGAAATGCAAGCAAAGCTCTCCGATCGAAATGTCTGCCCTTATTCGTATGCCGCGGAAGTGGCTGCACAGTGCGTCAAACATCAGCAAGAGAAAGACCAGgtgattaaaaatttgttttgttattatttctATTGCAATTGGTTTTCTATTAGCTGATGATTTATTctagtaaaagaaaaatgacCACTAGTTTAAATACATACTAgcttattttgttaatattttcccgtacatgttttaaattttccagGTCTATTCTTTAATGAGGGGTACCTAGGAACTGTATTATTTTATTCCTTCAATTCTTTGAAAAGTATATGTAGACCaaaattcaatcaaaaaatCTGTAATATAATGTTGTTTGTAGTTGAAGGCAGAGATAAAATGCCTGAAGAGAGCTGTGAAGAGGAACAATGACAGTTCATCGGAAGATACCGTGGATAGGTCTGACAGGAGAATGGTAGATAATCTGTACAGAGTACTGTCCCTTGACGTTAACCCCAGAACAAGATCCGGTACCAACACGGGGACTTCCGCTTCCGGTATCAGGAGAGTTCCTTCAGAGGTCGCTGCTTTCTTCCACCGATACCAGGGACTAATAGGTCGGTTAGAATTCTCCATATCTCTGAAAGGGGGAAGGGGGGACTTGATGGTTTCAGAGTTGATAGCATTGAGAGAATTTAGGTTATGGATATGAAAAACATCTAGATATAATATAAGTAAAAAGAGAAAGTAAGTTTTAGAGGGTGTTTTTCAGTTTAGAATATAAATTGATTTGGTTAAGAATTTTGATAAATAGTACATGAAATGCCGTATAATCTTTTGCAAGAACAATGATTTGTTAAAGAACTAAAACACTTCTCTCAGTTGCAAAGTGATTATGAAATTACTGCGCTTTATCTCTGTCATAATAACGATGCTCTGTCGATGTACAATTAATGTACATTGCTTTTTCCCCTTTGTTTACAGGATATGACGAGATTCCAGCGCTAGGAAGAGAATTAGGACTAACATGTTCTCAGCTCGATGAGGTAGACAGGTATAGAACATCAGGGCTGTCCCAGATGTTCTGGCAGATATGCAGAGAGTATTCTATTGGTCAGTCTGAGACTTGCAGCGTCACTCAAATGGTTGGAGCGCTGGCCAAAATAGGAATTAACATCGAAGGTAAGAAGTAATTTATAGAACGAATTGTTAGTTATATACAATTTGCGGCATAAACTCATGTAAATGGCATACTCTGTTACTAAACGAAACGATATACCTATTTACAATACACTCACCTGGTCGAGACAAAAAGCCAGTTGTTTCTACCGATGGATCGTCAAATCATGAGcaaaactaaattaaatatatatacaaacgtACGAAGACATGCAAAAAAGAGGTCAAGTTAGAATGGACACTGTCAAAAATAACATTCAGGAATACAATTTACAGTAAACATCGGTTGCAACTAAATTAAactaaggcctaaaaaaaaaataggtttgtttccgctttcccgaccgaccctaactTAAACCCGCCGacccaaaattttttttcgagttttttcgtaaatttccgtttttatcagttttttgttaaaatttcgtttttatccgatttaaaaatttattgtgtcCTCCAAATTTAAGTCGTAAAAACGCTTATAGAACTTATTGAGATGTCATCAGTGTTGtgtagatgtttgttatttacaaatggcAGCACATGTCGTGCCAGTTGAGCTCGAGAAATGTTCCCACCAGCCGGGGAAAAAGTTCATCACATCATTTAAATAATGACAAcaaatacttgtttttttttttatcttatccagtttaatagataaatggtttaatatGCACAATTGAACAGATGGAGAGgggaaaaaaaagattaaaaaaaaaaaaaaaagccgaccgaccgaccctaatttttttcagcttgaaagcggaaacaaacctacttttttttttaggcctaacgTTACTTTATCATCAAAGgcccataaaaaaaaatcaagctaGATTAGTAGGTATTAACTAGACTTTGAcacgtgcgtgcacgggttgacattgcatatcgaacatttagaaataggtacatcgatacaccttattattgacatttacataacaaagctataagcctacaataatgctattaatttcactacactttccttagtttgaataacctaactgtgtctcgggaaaagCCCCTCCCTTACTTATACCCgtaaagtagcagaaaattgcagaatcgctctagaacgattttggagaaagttaatgaatgatgttgccttgaaaataacagtcaaatacatcacaacaaacctttttgagactgcaaatacctttcaactaaaaattttaatccatagaatggaagaactcaacaccttttcaccaatgTACACGTAATCGtatattctttgtaaaactgggtctgtaggacattattcatttttacgataaaacatattctatcttcactctcctaacaaatataatgtaacatttttgcatgtaatcaaatattttttgtcatcacgaagtgcttagttgaaatgtatatttgttattttatactttctctcataagaaatcattaatttatatgaacaaaatatatagcaaaagtccaatgaaaatttacccgtatttgtattatcatttctgagtttattcaggcagatgtgatattgtggaaacaaatataaactaaagatcTCGTTAgtgtgaatgtattgcgcaagtgcaagattgtaaaatccaaaaaatccaggtgatttccgggattttttgaggaattttcgttgattattaattagcgaagcttaactgagaaaaaataaaaacaaattggtaatcttcaagtaccaaagatgtttaaaatatataaaacaaaagacagtattcttccgatttctcggtattaaagacaaaaaattcgagtctattattttaatatagtagtatagatggtGAGGAAATGATGAATCCAAGTTATGATTTGTCCTGTTTATAAAAATTGGGTACAACAAAGCATTAATGCTTTATCTGGAGAACGAAATGAAGGCAGGGGTGTGCATTTATCTTGAAGATATACTTGCACAATTTCATTAGGGCAAACAGTGTATTCACCACATATTTATAATTGCGTTTAATCTATTAAGTATGACCTGACTCTGATCTCTGCATATATAATGGTTTATCAttaattaaagtttattttgaGTGTGAGTTACAGATATAATATCCAACACTTTATTGCATTGACCCTTGTTACCTGGTGTGTTCTGTGTTTCAAATTCCCAGGGAGACCAATGAACACAGAACAGAGGATTCTACTGGAAGGGAACCTGGACTACATTTACAATCACATGAAGGATGTGATTATCCTACTACCAGCGCTCCTAGAGAAGACAACACTAAACACGGCACAGGCCTCGTACATTGAGGCGCCGAGGTCCTGTAGGCAACGGGTGGAAAGGTTGATAGAGGTCCTTGTCACAAAGGATACGGGATTTGATGACTTCTGTGAGGCCTTGGACTTAAGCGGACAAACTTGTCTAGCGGATCACCTCAGAAACCTCGAAAGTAAGTGGTTACGTATATAAATATGCCTAGCAAAGCTCCTCAAACACATTGAAAGTAAGTGGTGCAACATAGGGAATATCAGGGAATTTGAATATGCGTTAAAGTGTTGAAACATATGAAAATGGTCTATATTAACGTAAAAATTATTGCACCATCTCAGAGTAATAACAAATATTAAGTTGACTTTCTTTTTTCAAACTTAAACTAAacatattttcatgataaaaatatttttttcatgatgaatagaatttaaaaaaaaggttaaaaaataaTCTGTACAAACCAAAGAGTAAAAGGTTTTCTTACATACAATTGCAACATTTGTAAACGTCAAGTTTGAAAATATTGCCTATTGTAAAATTTTAGCTTTTTTCTGTTCGATTTTTCTGGACTCCACAAAACTGAGTACAGAATTGGCAAAATTATTTGACTAATCATTGCAGGTAAAATAGAAGCCAGGACACACGAGAAAATCCCTTTTGAACATGAAGACAAAACACGATTGGCAGGATCTAGTGATGAGACAAGTTTAAAGAGGTCCGACCAAAGCACTTGAAAAGACGTGACTGTAAACTTGATAGGTGTGACTGTAAACTTGATAGGTGTGACTGAACTCTGTCATCTAAAGCTGTAAACACGTAGAGTTCAATAATGGCTTGTTTAATGAGACACATATAGTTAATGATGAAGATGTAATGTATATATCAAATTCTCACTGTATGTATAAAGGATAAGAAAAAGGGAAATGGAATCTCAATGGCGGATAAGAAAGGAAAACTTTAAAACATCGCAAACTTGAGCTGAATAGTGGTCTTAAGGGGGATGTGctgccatcttgtacatttgaagATAAGATTGTAAAGATTTCTTGAACTGactggccaaaaatgttgccaaaagatataaaagcaataaatacgaagtcctacatgtcattttgtttgaaaagtatgcatacaaaaACAGGATAATGCCTATTTAATCActcagaacagctgtcgaactgcgcagctacagacttattttgaagatttaaaaatctgcaaAATATTAAGGGGGTTCAATGGTGTCTTCTCAACAATCATTTGTTGAGAACaagtttgaatttttctatatttagtttaaaaacaagtttaaaatgctTCAACTCGTGTTTTCTTCCTTGCTGAAGTTTAATTGTTCTACATTACAATATGTACATATAGACTAACTTGTTGtcaattgttattttaattgttgttttgaAGGGATATGACACTTTGGATCAAAAGTTACATTTGATTTATGAAAAAGTTTAAAAGATAGACTCAAAGAATTATGTTTAAAGTGCAATCAATGATTTAAAAGGTATCAGAAAAAGccataaaaaatgttcaaatctaACTGGACAAAATCAAATccatggggttttttttatttgtgtcatGTTATGTATGGACTAAAATTGTATagttatattaattatattgttgtgatctttaattttaaaaaatggaaagtAGGATTTATGGGTGATAAATAAAAACTTAACACATCTAACATACCTTCTGTCTGTTCCCCCCTTATTATCAATTCACTCTAATGTACACGgattgaaatttcaaaattttcaataaggACTATAATATGGTCCTactgaaaattttgaatttcaactcatatcatatattatatgatatgagtttaatttggcccccataattagccattttttaaaagtgtttctgGTAGGCCTACAataaaattttttgttatactttcatgttaaatactgaaatctgattggtttagacgcagttcataatctgttctattaccctcagcgtaagCAACGCACTTaccaacgggtaacattacaaaatgtaacatgcgcgaaaatcatgcgcgtacggttcgccttggaattcacgttattcttatctaaaagcagtgatgttttctttaaaattaagacattcggtataacaaaataaatagtgcctgtttgggagaataacagttgaaattgacacccttcgaaaaccattgtcaacttccgcttcgcgtcggttgacaatggttttctcggggtgtcaatttcaactgttaccctcccaaacaggcactatttttataatgttttattttagaagagttgatgtaaaatatattgttcacctacttatttgaatttttgtactcactggcagtatatgacgtcagaagtgacgctatttctataattcaatcaaaatcagtcaaaaattgattttttttttttatgaatgggaaataaaaagcgcatgcttgaacaagtaaaaaaaaaatttgtcagttattagCCTTGGCTAGAAACAtatcttgtttatttaaaatattttgtttgttcaagcatgcgctctgtgttttctgaaagaaaaactgcttcaaaaaaactgtttaatgctaaaaatgccaaaatggcgggaaaaggttttCTTTACCATGTCATATTTCTATtgtgggcagttgaatcaagataaatataatgtaaaaacattacatatatatctgtacacagaaaacaaagaattatagtaaaatgatgatgttcattttagggggccattttaggcccatatcatatatatatagtccTTCAATGTGAATTTCAATGTACAAATTTAATGTGCATTTATAACTAAATACTTCTTTGTAAGTTTtttgacacacacacacacacacacacacacacacacacacacacacacacacacacacacacacacacacacacacacacacacatatatatatatatatatatatatatatatatatatatatatatatatatatatatatatatatatatatatatatatattatatattacttgtttatgtACTAATTACGGCTATCAATGTGCTTTCTATAGACTCTCAcctatatttcatatgtttttggcgcaatattgttgtatgacgtcacttgccagactgtattcatattgtgacgtcatagtatatgttctacgttgtgttgctatagacaataaacaccgaccgatgaagaccggtaacacggtcgaaatattttgaaacagtgttttaaaagttttatatatatatttgttatattcagtagtatattctcactatataactctatatagacaaataggcaataactgtaatatttgctcgtccgaaaaatattgaccggtcaatatttttttgatattgaccggctaggaataatatctagagaacattccctctatttcaaataatcgcctctgatttgttgattcgtaaacgatgacgtaaataactcttcgcgactccaaaacaaggtgacgtcataatagacagtcagtcaaggcaagtaaacaacggacgcgcaatgcgacggtttgctatcataacagatataaggatttgcgaattactgtgaagtaaaataaggtagaacatctgtatgttaattcttatggtcggcggaatatcaccagtgaccgtttgatgctgaggatattttggaaatgaactttgcacaaaattgaattcgtgaattctttgttgagctgagaaaattacggcgatctgttttcagttactttcttaaatttttgtttgtttcttcatataacaaaacaaatgttgactgtgttttcgggcaacattgatcatattagcccccttgggacgaaaatattgccctccgcttcgcgtcgggcaatatttcgtccctcgggggctaatataatcaatgttgccctcaaccccagtcaatatttgtataatatatatatatatatatatatatatatatatatatatatatatatatatatatatatatatatatatatatatatttatatatatatatatatatacacattggaggatccagaggggggggggggggttccgggggtcggaaccccccctttctctgggacatgtgaatttttttgaaaacttgaaatgcctatttaaagacaatttttcccatttataatTACAATTCTGTAATTATCTcaattaaatgcttttaaaCTTGCTTATTTTAAGAATTTCGCACAACGTACcataatttacatgcatttcttatatgaaaaaaaccctaacgatctttttatctaaaaaaaaatactcccCGTCAGCATCCGATGTTCACTTCCATGAGTAAACACgtggaaaatttttaaaaagtcataaaCTTATGCAGTATCGCTTaaaaacaaagatttataataacttttaaatgtattttctgctccatttctttaaataaaatcgattatagttcatacagttttgaaTTGACAAGCAATCGAGTAAAACGACGTTCAAGTACGAGTACACGCATTTgctttacttttaaaagctgctttcaaatgtattttttagtTAATTAACTTAAGTAATTATGATAGAAAAGTTTTACTTCGTTACatacgaaaaatacaaagaaaactatacgaaaaatacaaagaaaattgtataatagcttgtcgtaattagtctgaattatacttttttttcttagtgTATATTTCTATTAAGCATATACGCGCGTTTTCATTGTTGGAGGTTTTTTAAGGCTAGAAATTATGCAAATCTCCCTTAATACCCAAACCAATACGCTaaataatgcagtgcactctgatattaaaatagatatgaaaaagATCTTGacgagataaatgtttattaaattacgcatggaaaacgttcaaaaggccttgtttaatgacaaataatgaattttgcacgtattgaacccccccccccccctttccaaattgctggatcagcctctgatatatatatatatatatatatatatatatatatatatatatatatatatatatatgtatatgtatttataagtCCCTACATTGATGGATAAATGAACTCAGTTCTCAACTTTACGTTGGATATTCTTtattggtttattttttaatgttatggAGTATTCTCTTATGACAAGCACGGGGTCCTGCTTGCtccatgtaaaattgtaaaaacccgtTAATGAAGAGCATTTATCATTTGGAATTTAAACTGTCTGCATTTAGTCTCTTGGGGCCTTTTCTTTCTCGCTGTTCGGGATGTATTACCATTGTCATATTACAACACACTGCATATtgttaatattgaaaaacagtCTGCATCTAGTCCAATAGGACCTTTTCCTGTCTATATTCTTGATATATGACCATCGTCATATTACCTCACATTGATGACCAGCTTTGAGGAGGCTGGCGTACTCAATAAATTACCCATCATATCTACCTTAAAATTGAGGAAATAAATTTAAGCTAACTACtaaaatctagaaaaaaaattcatactattttaacttttaatttgaATGTTATATCTAAACCTTTTAACAGAAATAATCTTAAAGAGATTAGGATAGTCCAGCCCTCTAAAGGATCATCCTAgtttgttttcatatccttcaTTGGTTCACCCTCTTCCTCCGTAGAGGTCGATTTATTACAGTTACGAATAAATGTCAACGGAGACACTTGCTTCCATCTCCTGATGATAATGACGATGATGCCAATGGCAGCGATTGCGGCTATTGTTACTCCAACAGCCGTACCGATTGTGGCATCATCTTTGTTCGAATAACTTTTTTCTGTGAAGGTAAAGTTAGGAGTAGTGGTTTGATTGTTGTGTTCCAAAACTTTGATTTCCCACGCCAGGCTAAGTTCCACCTAAAAGCATGAAAACgaaataatgtaataaaaatgtattgtcATGAACAAGTCTCTTCGATCAATTTAAAACGTTTCCATGGCCTTACCCCAGTTAAAAGAAAAACGGCAGTCCACAGACGGTTCATCTTCCTAAATACTCCTCATGTTTCATAtactgttaaaataaaatattttatatcaatccATCCGAAAAAGAGGAAtcgttattataaaaatatatatatataaacaaatacgCATTTTTGGGACCTTACGGGCTTCTTATCATgcagttgttttattttgattgggGATGGAAATGATATAATTCTTGATTATACTCGAAAGATTATTGAGATTGACTCGCACATATTTATATATCgcatataaaaacaaaagtaaCCCCTGGCCACAGGTTTTTACTTACTACGCTTGCCTTGGAGCatgatatatttattgaaaagcTTACCTATACCAAATATACATATGCCTGTTTACCGTGTCAAGTCTTCAGGTATAGGGCAACGTAGAGCAGACCCTTTACACTTCAACACAGAATTTTAAACTAACGGTCTCTAAATTTTTACTCTACCtgtatgaaaatttacaaaatcccttgttctaaaaaaaaaagtccacaaccatataaacaaaacaaagaggGTTGTGATTATGTGACTTTCATTTCTCTTGCGAACAATGCACTTGTAATAGTCAATGCAAATAAATagattataaatttatattaaaagctCGAATTCCTATTCCAAGGCTTTAACATCTTCAGTTAGTTTAGAATTGGAAAACATCAAGAAATTTAAATCAGTCAAGATAAACTTTTGTAGCAATACTTACAgtccagaaaaaaaatatcgtcGATATTTTTTAGGCAGAAAATGCTTTTAATTGCTTCTCTATTTTTGCCAAAAAGAAGCGGAACgcaagaaaatatatatatccgTATTAATGCAAATAAGTAAGATCTCATTTTTGAAGATCAAcacttttcttaaaattatgcttatttgtttgttacaCTGGGGCCATCAACTGAGTTTTCTTCTCTGAGATAAATCTGAATTATTGATTCTTATAAAAGG is drawn from Crassostrea angulata isolate pt1a10 chromosome 5, ASM2561291v2, whole genome shotgun sequence and contains these coding sequences:
- the LOC128185942 gene encoding uncharacterized protein LOC128185942, yielding MALRFPNRECIDIYFACGDIEGDCNLVKQLLPRLERSGFTCFCRLRDGEVQLRIETARGVIPTCSLVLAFASKGSIAEDCKYLQYEIALAMDFRRKILIVELDDVKIPSLFRKLDSLPGRMDQPLEDWVGKLLKGIKQRIRGNPKPCYEIDLVKEFLWNIEGKEKCEEMGALSRTVNNFIAEIAHLKKRNNDLIHIRMQECDDLETANQRLEAQLEEMQAKLSDRNVCPYSYAAEVAAQCVKHQQEKDQLKAEIKCLKRAVKRNNDSSSEDTVDRSDRRMVDNLYRVLSLDVNPRTRSGTNTGTSASGIRRVPSEVAAFFHRYQGLIGYDEIPALGRELGLTCSQLDEVDRYRTSGLSQMFWQICREYSIGQSETCSVTQMVGALAKIGINIEGRPMNTEQRILLEGNLDYIYNHMKDVIILLPALLEKTTLNTAQASYIEAPRSCRQRVERLIEVLVTKDTGFDDFCEALDLSGQTCLADHLRNLESKIEARTHEKIPFEHEDKTRLAGSSDETSLKRSDQST
- the LOC128184529 gene encoding uncharacterized protein LOC128184529, with translation MNRLWTAVFLLTGVELSLAWEIKVLEHNNQTTTPNFTFTEKSYSNKDDATIGTAVGVTIAAIAAIGIIVIIIRRWKQVSPLTFIRNCNKSTSTEEEGEPMKDMKTN